One region of Jatrophihabitans cynanchi genomic DNA includes:
- a CDS encoding FAD-binding oxidoreductase encodes MTYVDTLADLPMALRGRMLLPGDDGYPDAVAGFNLAVTHRAPVVVAARCAEDVAAAVRYASGAGLPVAVQATGHGAHQSFERCMLINTSGMDTFAIDPGARTATVGAGVKWRAVLDAAAEHGLAGLCGSTSDVGVVGFTVGGGLPVLGRAFGFAAERVRSLQVVTADGVIRYVDAEHEPELFWALRGGGGNAGIVTSMTFELLPLARVYGGGIFFRGEDAATVMAAYAEWVRTVPDELCSSLAFLRLPPFPEIPAPLRGQFTMHLRICYPGDPAEGERLVEPMRSCAPAVIEMLHELPYQELDLIHQDPDHPVPFTETGGLLAELDRATIDTLVAQAGPQSQCPLLLVEVRHLGAALARQPKLEDAVGAREAAFSLTAVGMLAGPAAGAVQPALAGLSAALAPHTTGRTFVNLHGHPGDEPDRARAWAPEQYARLRRVKGRYDPGNTFRFGHAISPAS; translated from the coding sequence ATGACGTACGTCGACACGCTGGCAGACCTGCCGATGGCACTGCGGGGCCGCATGCTGCTGCCCGGCGACGACGGCTACCCGGACGCGGTGGCCGGCTTCAACCTGGCGGTGACGCACCGCGCACCGGTGGTCGTCGCCGCCCGGTGCGCCGAGGACGTGGCCGCGGCGGTCCGGTATGCGAGCGGCGCCGGGCTGCCCGTCGCGGTACAGGCGACCGGGCACGGGGCGCACCAGTCGTTCGAGCGCTGCATGCTGATCAACACCAGCGGCATGGACACGTTCGCGATCGACCCGGGGGCGCGCACCGCCACGGTCGGGGCCGGCGTGAAGTGGCGCGCCGTGCTGGACGCGGCCGCCGAACACGGGCTCGCCGGGTTGTGCGGCTCGACCTCGGACGTCGGGGTCGTCGGGTTCACCGTCGGCGGCGGGCTGCCGGTGCTGGGCCGGGCGTTCGGTTTCGCCGCCGAGCGGGTGCGCTCGCTCCAGGTGGTGACCGCGGACGGCGTGATCCGTTACGTCGACGCCGAGCACGAGCCGGAGCTGTTCTGGGCGTTGCGTGGCGGCGGCGGAAACGCCGGCATCGTCACGTCGATGACCTTCGAGCTGCTGCCACTTGCCCGGGTGTACGGCGGCGGCATCTTCTTCCGCGGCGAGGACGCCGCGACCGTTATGGCCGCGTACGCCGAGTGGGTGCGAACCGTCCCGGACGAGCTGTGCAGTTCGCTGGCGTTCCTGCGCCTCCCGCCGTTCCCGGAGATCCCGGCACCGCTGCGCGGGCAGTTCACCATGCACCTGCGGATCTGCTACCCGGGCGACCCGGCCGAGGGCGAGCGGCTCGTCGAGCCGATGCGCAGCTGCGCGCCCGCTGTCATCGAGATGTTGCACGAGCTGCCGTACCAGGAACTCGACCTGATCCACCAGGACCCGGATCATCCAGTGCCGTTCACCGAGACGGGCGGCCTGCTCGCCGAGCTGGACCGGGCGACGATCGACACGCTCGTCGCCCAGGCGGGGCCGCAGTCCCAGTGCCCGCTGCTTCTCGTCGAGGTGCGCCACCTCGGTGCCGCCCTGGCGCGGCAACCGAAGCTCGAGGACGCGGTCGGTGCGCGCGAGGCGGCGTTCTCCCTGACCGCCGTCGGGATGCTGGCCGGCCCTGCAGCCGGCGCGGTGCAGCCCGCGCTCGCCGGGCTGAGCGCCGCACTGGCGCCGCACACCACGGGCCGCACCTTCGTGAACCTGCACGGGCACCCGGGCGACGAGCCCGACCGGGCACGCGCCTGGGCACCGGAGCAGTACGCGCGGCTGCGCCGGGTGAAGGGCAGGTACGACCCGGGCAACACGTTCCGGTTCGGCCACGCGATCAGCCCGGCGAGCTGA
- the gltB gene encoding glutamate synthase large subunit, producing the protein MPFSAVPDAQGLYDPRFESDSCGVAFVADLHGRPDHAIIAHALTALHNLDHRGAAGAEPSSGDGAGITVQVPDAFLRAVVDFDLPPVGEYAVGIAFLPTDARAARAAVELVERTAAEEGLSVLGWRDVPTSPDGLGPTARSVMPAFAQVFLGGANGLDLERRAFATRKVAEHRARDEELELYFPSLSGRTLVYKGMFTTDQLGTFFPDLTDERFASAIGLVHSRFSTNTFPSWPLAHPYRYIAHNGEINTIRGNRNWMATRQALLESDLIPGDLKRLFPICTPAFSDSASFDEVLELLHLSGRSLPHAVLMMIPEAWENNPTMDRQRRAFYEFHASLMEPWDGPACVNFTDGTIIGAVLDRNGLRPGRWWHTSDGLVVLGSESGVLELDPATIVAKGRLQPGRMFLVDTARGEIRADADIKAELAAEHPYGEWLHAGLVQLDDLPEREHVTFSHESVTRRQQIFGYSEEELRVLIAPMAREAAEPIGSMGTDTPLAALSQRPRLLFDYFSELFAQVTNPPLDAIREQMVTSVAGTVGPEQNLLTPGPASCRQIVIPRPVINNDELAKIWHVNADGDMPGFACQLIDGRFRVHGGGEALTAAIERVRRECSEAVAAGARILILSDRDCDADHAPIPALLLTSAVHQHLVRTGQRTQVGLVVETGEAREVHHIALLIGYGAAAVNPYLAFESIDDLVANGAIAELTAETAIVNYIKALSKGVLKVMSKMGISTIASYTGAQVFEAFGIAQPVLDEYFGGTPSRLGGVDLAVLAEEAAARHATAYPLVPTAKAHRRLEVGGEYQWRREGELHLFNPETVFLLQHATRQRRYEVFREYTEKVEALNRTGGTLRGLFEFASDREPIPVEEVEPVESIVTRFATGAMSYGSISAEAHETLAIAMNRLGGKSNSGEGGEDAERYTPDANGDSRRSAVKQVASGRFGVTSHYLVNADDIQIKVAQGAKPGEGGQLPGYKVYPWIARTRHSTPGVGLISPPPHHDIYSIEDLAQLIHDLKNANAQARVHVKLVAESGVGTVAAGVSKAHADVVLISGHDGGTGAAPLTSLKHAGLPWELGLAETQQTLLLNGLRDRITVQVDGAMKTGRDVVIAALLGAEEYGFATAPLIVSGCVMMRVCHLDTCPVGVATQNPVLRERFTGKPEFVVTFFEYLAEQVREILASLGFRSLQEAIGHVEVLDARKAIELWKTDGLDLTPLLAVPQSPYGNALTKTREQDHALDAALDNTLVQLCEGALLDAVPVKLELPVRNVNRTVGTMLGSLVTRRYGAAGLPDGTIDVTFRGSAGQSFGAFLPRGITLRLFGDANDYVGKGLSGGVIAVRPDDRARFVAEQNVIAGNVIGYGATSGRLFLRGVVGERFGVRNSGADLVCEGAGDHAAEYMTGGTAVILGPTGRNVAAGMSGGYAFVLDLDASRVNAELVDVGPVSEDAAERLRALLAAHAAHTGSAVAAALLADWPRALGRFTALVPREFQRILEAAGGSARPPR; encoded by the coding sequence ATCCCCTTCTCCGCCGTGCCCGACGCTCAAGGGCTGTACGACCCGCGGTTCGAGTCCGACTCGTGCGGGGTCGCGTTCGTCGCCGACCTGCACGGACGGCCCGATCACGCGATCATCGCCCACGCGCTGACCGCGCTGCACAACCTCGATCACCGCGGCGCGGCCGGTGCCGAACCGTCCTCGGGTGACGGGGCAGGCATCACCGTGCAGGTGCCCGACGCGTTCTTGCGCGCGGTCGTCGACTTCGACCTGCCCCCGGTGGGCGAGTACGCGGTCGGCATCGCGTTCCTGCCCACCGACGCGCGGGCCGCGCGGGCCGCGGTCGAGCTGGTGGAGCGGACGGCCGCCGAGGAGGGCCTGAGCGTGCTCGGCTGGCGCGATGTCCCGACCAGCCCGGACGGGCTCGGGCCCACCGCGCGCAGCGTGATGCCGGCGTTCGCGCAGGTGTTTCTCGGCGGCGCGAACGGGCTCGACCTGGAGCGGCGGGCGTTCGCCACCCGCAAGGTCGCCGAGCACCGGGCGCGCGACGAGGAGCTCGAGCTGTACTTCCCGTCGCTGTCCGGGCGCACCCTGGTCTACAAGGGGATGTTCACCACCGACCAGCTCGGCACGTTCTTCCCGGACCTCACCGACGAACGCTTCGCGAGCGCGATCGGCCTGGTGCACAGCCGGTTCTCCACCAACACGTTCCCGTCGTGGCCACTCGCGCACCCGTACCGGTACATCGCGCACAACGGCGAGATCAACACGATCCGCGGCAACCGCAACTGGATGGCGACCCGGCAGGCACTGCTCGAATCCGACCTGATCCCCGGTGACCTCAAGCGGCTGTTCCCGATCTGCACGCCCGCGTTCAGCGACTCGGCCAGCTTCGACGAGGTGCTCGAACTGTTGCACCTGTCGGGACGCAGCCTGCCGCACGCGGTGCTGATGATGATCCCGGAGGCGTGGGAGAACAACCCCACGATGGACCGGCAGCGGCGCGCGTTCTACGAGTTCCACGCGTCACTGATGGAGCCCTGGGACGGGCCGGCCTGCGTCAACTTCACCGACGGCACCATCATCGGAGCGGTGCTGGACCGCAACGGGTTGCGGCCCGGGCGGTGGTGGCACACGTCCGACGGGCTGGTCGTGCTCGGCAGCGAGTCGGGTGTGCTCGAGCTGGATCCGGCCACGATCGTGGCGAAGGGGCGGCTGCAACCGGGACGGATGTTCCTGGTCGACACGGCTCGCGGCGAGATTCGCGCCGACGCCGACATCAAGGCAGAGCTCGCGGCCGAGCACCCGTACGGCGAGTGGCTGCACGCCGGCCTGGTTCAGCTGGACGATCTGCCCGAGCGCGAGCACGTGACGTTCAGCCACGAGTCGGTGACCCGCCGCCAGCAGATCTTCGGCTACAGCGAGGAGGAGCTGCGGGTGCTGATCGCGCCGATGGCGCGCGAGGCGGCCGAGCCGATCGGGTCGATGGGCACGGACACCCCGCTGGCGGCGCTGTCGCAACGTCCGCGGCTGCTGTTCGACTACTTCTCCGAGCTGTTCGCCCAGGTGACCAACCCGCCACTGGACGCGATCCGCGAGCAGATGGTCACCTCGGTGGCCGGGACGGTCGGGCCCGAGCAGAACCTGCTGACGCCCGGCCCGGCGTCCTGCCGGCAGATCGTGATCCCGCGCCCGGTGATCAACAATGACGAGCTGGCCAAGATCTGGCACGTGAACGCCGACGGCGACATGCCCGGCTTCGCCTGCCAGCTGATCGACGGACGGTTCCGGGTGCACGGCGGCGGCGAGGCGTTGACGGCGGCGATCGAGCGGGTCCGGCGCGAGTGTTCGGAGGCGGTGGCCGCCGGCGCGCGGATCCTGATCCTGTCCGACCGCGACTGCGATGCCGACCACGCGCCGATCCCCGCGTTGCTGCTCACCTCGGCGGTGCACCAGCACCTGGTGCGGACCGGGCAGCGTACCCAGGTGGGGCTGGTGGTCGAGACCGGCGAGGCGCGCGAGGTGCACCACATCGCGCTGCTGATCGGCTACGGCGCCGCAGCCGTCAACCCGTACCTGGCGTTCGAGTCGATCGACGACCTGGTCGCGAACGGTGCGATTGCCGAGCTCACCGCTGAGACGGCGATCGTCAACTACATCAAGGCGTTGAGCAAGGGCGTGCTCAAGGTGATGTCCAAGATGGGCATCTCGACGATCGCGTCGTACACCGGCGCGCAGGTCTTCGAGGCGTTCGGCATCGCGCAGCCGGTGCTGGACGAGTACTTCGGCGGGACGCCCTCGCGGCTCGGCGGCGTGGATCTGGCCGTGCTCGCCGAGGAGGCTGCGGCGCGGCACGCGACCGCGTACCCGCTCGTGCCTACCGCGAAAGCGCATCGTCGGCTGGAGGTGGGCGGCGAGTACCAGTGGCGGCGCGAGGGTGAGCTGCACCTGTTCAACCCGGAGACGGTGTTCTTGCTGCAGCACGCGACGCGGCAGCGGCGCTACGAGGTGTTCCGCGAGTACACCGAGAAGGTCGAGGCCCTGAACCGGACCGGCGGCACGCTGCGTGGGCTGTTCGAGTTCGCCTCGGACCGCGAGCCGATCCCGGTCGAGGAGGTCGAGCCGGTCGAGTCGATCGTCACCCGGTTCGCCACCGGCGCGATGAGCTACGGCTCGATCTCGGCGGAGGCGCACGAGACGCTGGCCATCGCGATGAACCGCCTCGGCGGCAAGTCGAACTCGGGGGAGGGCGGCGAGGACGCCGAGCGCTACACGCCCGACGCGAACGGCGATTCACGCCGCTCGGCCGTCAAGCAGGTGGCGTCCGGCCGCTTCGGCGTGACCTCGCACTACCTCGTCAACGCCGACGACATCCAGATCAAGGTGGCCCAGGGCGCCAAGCCGGGGGAGGGCGGCCAGCTGCCCGGCTACAAGGTGTATCCGTGGATCGCGCGCACCCGGCACTCGACGCCCGGAGTGGGCCTGATCAGCCCGCCACCGCACCACGACATCTACTCGATCGAGGACCTCGCCCAGCTGATCCACGACCTGAAGAACGCGAACGCGCAGGCACGCGTGCACGTGAAGCTGGTCGCCGAGTCCGGGGTCGGCACGGTCGCCGCGGGCGTGTCCAAGGCGCACGCCGACGTCGTCCTCATCTCCGGACACGACGGCGGGACCGGGGCCGCGCCGCTGACCTCGCTCAAGCACGCGGGCCTGCCGTGGGAACTCGGCCTGGCCGAGACGCAGCAGACGCTGCTGCTGAACGGGCTGCGCGACCGGATCACCGTGCAGGTCGACGGTGCGATGAAGACGGGACGTGACGTGGTGATCGCCGCGCTGCTCGGCGCCGAGGAGTACGGGTTCGCCACCGCGCCCCTGATCGTGTCCGGCTGCGTGATGATGCGGGTCTGCCACCTGGACACCTGCCCGGTCGGCGTCGCGACACAGAATCCGGTGCTGCGCGAACGGTTCACCGGCAAGCCGGAGTTCGTCGTCACGTTCTTCGAGTACCTGGCCGAGCAGGTCCGCGAGATCCTCGCCTCGCTCGGTTTCCGCTCGTTGCAGGAGGCGATCGGGCACGTCGAGGTGCTCGACGCGCGCAAGGCGATCGAACTGTGGAAGACGGACGGGCTGGACCTCACCCCACTGCTCGCGGTTCCGCAGTCGCCCTACGGCAACGCGCTGACCAAGACCCGCGAGCAGGACCACGCGCTCGACGCCGCGCTGGACAACACGCTCGTGCAGCTGTGCGAGGGGGCGCTGCTCGACGCGGTGCCGGTCAAGCTGGAACTGCCGGTGCGCAACGTGAACCGCACCGTCGGGACCATGCTCGGTTCGCTGGTCACCCGACGCTACGGGGCGGCAGGGTTGCCGGACGGCACGATCGACGTCACGTTCCGCGGTTCGGCGGGGCAGTCGTTCGGCGCGTTCCTTCCGCGCGGGATCACGCTGCGGCTCTTCGGCGACGCGAACGACTACGTCGGGAAGGGTTTGTCCGGCGGGGTCATCGCGGTGCGCCCGGACGACCGGGCGCGGTTCGTGGCCGAGCAGAACGTCATCGCCGGCAACGTGATCGGCTACGGCGCGACGAGCGGCCGGCTGTTCCTGCGTGGCGTGGTCGGCGAGCGGTTCGGGGTGCGCAACTCCGGCGCCGACCTGGTCTGCGAGGGCGCCGGTGACCATGCGGCCGAGTACATGACCGGCGGCACCGCCGTGATCCTCGGACCCACCGGACGCAACGTCGCGGCCGGGATGTCCGGCGGTTACGCGTTCGTGCTCGACCTGGACGCCTCGCGGGTGAACGCCGAGCTGGTCGACGTCGGGCCGGTGAGCGAGGACGCCGCCGAGCGGTTGCGTGCTCTCCTCGCGGCGCACGCGGCGCACACCGGGTCCGCGGTCGCGGCCGCGCTGCTCGCCGACTGGCCCAGGGCGCTCGGCCGGTTCACCGCGCTCGTGCCGCGCGAGTTCCAGCGGATCCTCGAAGCGGCCGGCGGATCCGCCCGTCCACCCCGTTGA